ATTCTAATGAAACTTTCGGTGATCTCACAACCAAAACCTACCCTTTCGCCTTCATGTTGGCATCGGTGGGGTATCTTCTCACCATGCTTGGTGATTGCATAATCGTTAGTGTTACATCGAGTAGTAAAAGAGAAGTTAGGGTGCAAGTGCAAGTGCAAGTGGAAGAAGGTAGGACAGCTGATGACGAGCATTCCAAAGATGTGGGAATGGGTTCGAATAATCCAGTTTTCTTTAAGACATCGTCTTTTGGGGATACGTTACTCCTTATTCTCGCCTTGTGTTTTCACTCAATTTTCGAGGGCATTGCCATTGGTGTTGCAGGTAAGTTAATTTCTGTACCTTCCAATCAACAAAGAAGCAACGATGTTACCTGTACCTATTTCaataagtttttgtttttttaaggtaCTAAGGGAGATGCATGGAGGAATCTTTGGACAATTTCACTGCACAAGATTTTTGCAGCCATTGCTATGGGGATTGCACTGCTGAGGATGATACCAAAGCGGCCGTTTTTGTTAACCTGTGGTTACTCTTTCGCCTTTGCAGTTTCTAGTCCCATAGGTGTAGGGATTGGCATCGCCATTGATGCCACAACGCAAGGTCATGTTGCTGACTGGATTTACGCAATCTCAATGGGACTTGCTTGTGGGGTTTTCATTTATGTTGCCATCAATCATCTCATCGCCAAGGGCTTTAAACCACAAGCTAAATGTTACTTTGACACTCCTTCCTTCAAGTTTCTTGCTGTACTTCTTGGAGTTGCTGTTATAGCAGTTGTTATGATCTGGGACTGATAATTGTAGCCCTGTTGGTATAAAATTTGTTGCTTTTTAATCAATTGCTACCTATGTAATTCCAAGAATTATCTATATTGGAGTCTATTATGTACTTTATCATAtcaataattgaaatatatacatacaaGGTTGTTCATCAACAAAATGGTTTACAATGACTGCAAGTCTGCAACATCAAATATGAAAAATACCAAGCAATCAATTACAAGGATTTGTAAAATTACtcttcatttttcatcaaaaccATATGTACTTATCCCACTGAGATTTTCTGGAAAGTGATCATCTATCTTAAAGGCAAATTTTGGTAACTTTTTATATAGTTTGGTAACCTTTGAGATAATTTTAATTGGTAATAACTTTgaaacattaattttaaaaaacattgaTCCAACTTTGTTTGTGTAGCAGTTCATCTGCATTTGGATAAATAGAAAATTCAATACTTATCCAAAAAGAAACTTCGATACAACTTTACACCAAAAAAGAACCatctaatataaatttacaaaaaaatcaaatatatatttaattgtaaATTACATATAATAAGTTAAACAATATTGAGATATTATATCATTCATGTTTAAAGCAAATGTACCAtaaaattagcaaaaaaaaaaagaataaaagtttGCATTGGCAATAAGAATGAGACACATCATAGATTGATGGAGCAGCAGGTGGCCTAGTATGTAACTTGTTGATTTGCTGTTTCTTGAGTGACCAGTGATGAAACAGGAAAGTGATCATGCATATCTAAGAATGATAAAACACGGAAATTTTTATAACATCTTTAATAGTTTATTTAACAGTAACTTACGATTCTGTATCTGATAAGACATATACTCTATTGTTGAGTTTAATGATGATAATGATCAATTGATCATACAATGTTTCAAAATCCAGACTTTATGGAAAAAGTTGCCGTGTTACCTACTGGTTATCCAAAGATAAGATTGCTAAACTTAGTATTTTCTTATATTCCCCAAAAGTCTTTTCTGTCATTTGTTCTCAACCTCCCTGCTTTGATCCTGTTT
The sequence above is drawn from the Gossypium hirsutum isolate 1008001.06 chromosome A05, Gossypium_hirsutum_v2.1, whole genome shotgun sequence genome and encodes:
- the LOC107959132 gene encoding zinc transporter 2, with amino-acid sequence MAIISTTAKFKSTSLFIILLLLQFSITKGHGGDDHDENNGDHTNLHDKGLILVKTWCLIILLVTTFAGGVSPYFFRWDESFLLLGTQFAGGVFLATALIHFLSDSNETFGDLTTKTYPFAFMLASVGYLLTMLGDCIIVSVTSSSKREVRVQVQVQVEEGRTADDEHSKDVGMGSNNPVFFKTSSFGDTLLLILALCFHSIFEGIAIGVAGTKGDAWRNLWTISLHKIFAAIAMGIALLRMIPKRPFLLTCGYSFAFAVSSPIGVGIGIAIDATTQGHVADWIYAISMGLACGVFIYVAINHLIAKGFKPQAKCYFDTPSFKFLAVLLGVAVIAVVMIWD